A genome region from Akkermansiaceae bacterium includes the following:
- a CDS encoding SEL1-like repeat protein, producing the protein MKPLNLFAVAILCQLPAMGAVSLDAKDDSSVLQASDPALKDLGKTDTTAPAGKADEAFAAGEFDEAVRLATPRAEAGDADAIYLLGFASETGKGLPQSRERALGYYRQGAAKGHADSIYRLAINLASTGAAADSREAQALLEKQAEKDVAVSGRILGELFLRGRFTEKPDAETGVSWWKKASAAGDVASMNFLAAFYEGQMGFPEKMEPELTLQYYGAAAAKGDTSAMVNLGSRLLTGDEKLRDEKKGKEWIAKAIAEKDASGYLALGIYQEGVKKDEKAALAEYEKGAAAGQVDSMIRAAGMYANGKGAEKNEEKATELLEVAAEKGSAQAHLELAGMILNKEKPDLAKGYSHLLTAANGGLAFAQNELGIFYLSGKLGVADLSAAVSWFGRAAQSNFAPAQNNLATLHERGAGVPQNFENALQLYTLAAQQGHPGATLAIARLNAAGAGTKQNLEIAWALATIAGERGEENAAAFIEEVEKNLTKEQLAGAKKELERLNPGKAGE; encoded by the coding sequence GTGAAGCCACTAAACCTATTCGCCGTCGCGATTCTCTGCCAGCTCCCGGCCATGGGTGCCGTTTCCCTTGACGCAAAGGACGACTCCTCCGTCCTGCAAGCCTCCGATCCAGCGCTCAAGGATCTCGGGAAAACCGACACGACCGCCCCCGCCGGAAAGGCCGACGAGGCTTTCGCCGCAGGCGAATTCGACGAGGCGGTGCGCTTGGCCACGCCGCGCGCGGAAGCGGGCGATGCCGACGCGATCTACCTGCTGGGCTTCGCAAGCGAAACCGGCAAGGGACTTCCGCAATCGCGCGAGCGGGCGCTGGGCTACTACAGGCAGGGTGCTGCGAAAGGTCATGCGGACTCCATTTACCGGCTCGCCATAAACCTGGCTTCCACAGGGGCGGCGGCCGATTCCAGGGAGGCGCAGGCATTGCTTGAAAAGCAGGCGGAAAAGGATGTCGCGGTCTCCGGGCGCATCCTCGGGGAGCTTTTCCTGCGCGGCCGCTTCACCGAGAAGCCGGATGCCGAGACCGGTGTTTCATGGTGGAAGAAGGCGTCTGCCGCCGGCGATGTCGCGTCGATGAATTTCCTGGCCGCCTTCTACGAGGGCCAGATGGGCTTTCCGGAGAAAATGGAACCGGAGCTGACCCTCCAATACTACGGTGCCGCCGCGGCCAAAGGCGACACCTCGGCGATGGTCAACCTCGGCTCCCGCCTCCTAACCGGTGATGAGAAGCTCCGCGACGAGAAAAAGGGCAAGGAGTGGATCGCAAAGGCCATCGCCGAAAAGGATGCATCCGGCTACCTGGCGCTGGGCATCTACCAGGAAGGTGTGAAAAAGGATGAGAAGGCCGCCCTCGCGGAATACGAGAAGGGCGCCGCAGCAGGCCAGGTGGACAGCATGATCCGCGCCGCCGGGATGTATGCCAATGGCAAGGGTGCGGAAAAGAACGAGGAGAAGGCCACCGAGCTCCTAGAGGTCGCCGCCGAAAAAGGCAGCGCACAGGCGCACCTCGAGCTGGCGGGGATGATACTCAACAAGGAGAAGCCGGATCTCGCGAAAGGCTACTCGCACCTCCTCACCGCTGCCAACGGCGGGCTTGCCTTCGCGCAGAATGAGCTCGGCATCTTCTACCTTTCCGGAAAACTCGGTGTCGCCGATCTCTCCGCCGCCGTCTCATGGTTCGGCAGGGCTGCGCAGTCGAATTTTGCACCCGCCCAGAACAACCTGGCGACCCTCCATGAGCGCGGGGCCGGCGTCCCCCAGAATTTCGAGAACGCCCTCCAGCTCTACACCCTCGCCGCGCAGCAGGGGCATCCGGGAGCCACCCTTGCCATCGCCCGACTGAACGCAGCCGGCGCGGGCACGAAGCAAAACCTTGAGATCGCATGGGCGCTGGCGACGATTGCCGGTGAGCGAGGCGAGGAAAACGCCGCCGCCTTCATCGAGGAAGTGGAGAAAAACCTGACCAAGGAACAGCTTGCCGGCGCGAAGAAGGAGCTGGAGAGGCTCAACCCAGGCAAGGCGGGCGAATAG
- a CDS encoding 8-amino-7-oxononanoate synthase, producing MDPRRQLGHLTERNLLRSLSPGESKGLRITRDGRELWNFASNDYLGLSHHPDIAAAFAEGIARYGTGAGASRLVTGSSHAHTALEEGIAAAKHSEAALTFSSGYATALSAIPVICGKGDFIVLDKLAHACLIDAARMSAATLRAFPHNDTDKLARLLAALRAKHPSARLLVATESVFSMDGDLCPLRELLDICEFHGAELLLDEAHALGVLGPTGMGLAEKLGVQHRVHFQMGTLSKALGLSGGYLAASRDWMDLIINRARPFIYTTAPAPALAHAAIAALGLVRSAGGKRLREKLFRNVSLLRPNHPSAILPLIIGESAAALSASAGLAEEGFLAPAIRYPTVPRNTARLRITLSAGHPEEAVRGLAAVLGKGFR from the coding sequence ATGGATCCGCGCAGACAGCTTGGGCATTTGACGGAAAGGAACCTCCTCCGCAGCCTCAGCCCGGGGGAGAGCAAGGGACTGAGGATCACCCGCGACGGGCGGGAACTCTGGAACTTCGCCTCCAACGACTACCTCGGCCTTTCCCACCACCCGGACATCGCCGCCGCCTTCGCGGAAGGCATCGCCAGGTACGGCACCGGTGCCGGCGCATCCCGGCTTGTCACCGGAAGCTCGCATGCCCACACCGCGCTGGAGGAAGGCATCGCTGCGGCGAAACATTCAGAAGCCGCCCTCACCTTCTCCTCCGGCTACGCCACAGCCCTTTCCGCCATCCCCGTCATCTGCGGGAAGGGCGATTTCATCGTCCTCGACAAGCTGGCCCACGCATGCCTCATCGATGCCGCCCGCATGTCCGCCGCCACCCTCCGCGCATTCCCGCACAACGACACGGACAAGCTCGCCAGGCTCCTTGCCGCGCTCCGCGCCAAGCACCCCTCCGCCCGCCTCCTCGTCGCCACCGAATCCGTCTTCTCCATGGACGGCGATCTCTGCCCCCTGCGGGAACTACTAGACATCTGCGAGTTCCATGGGGCGGAACTCCTGCTCGACGAAGCCCACGCCCTCGGCGTCCTCGGCCCGACCGGCATGGGCCTTGCCGAGAAGCTCGGGGTGCAGCACCGGGTCCATTTCCAGATGGGCACGCTCAGCAAAGCCCTCGGGCTGTCCGGCGGATACCTCGCCGCGTCCCGCGATTGGATGGATCTCATCATCAACCGCGCGCGCCCTTTCATATACACCACCGCCCCCGCCCCCGCCCTTGCCCATGCGGCCATCGCAGCCCTCGGCCTCGTCCGCTCCGCCGGGGGAAAAAGGCTCCGGGAAAAGCTTTTCAGGAACGTCTCCCTGCTGCGCCCGAATCACCCGAGCGCAATACTCCCCCTCATCATCGGGGAAAGCGCGGCCGCGCTCTCGGCCTCCGCCGGGCTTGCGGAAGAAGGCTTCCTCGCCCCCGCCATCCGCTACCCCACGGTGCCGAGGAACACCGCCCGGCTGCGCATCACCCTCTCCGCCGGGCACCCGGAGGAAGCGGTGAGAGGTCTCGCAGCCGTCCTAGGAAAAGGGTTCCGATAA
- a CDS encoding dienelactone hydrolase family protein: MKTLFGLLAALAGVFGAHGGIVEKSVPYEQGGVELEGFHAYDDGFDGKRPGILIIHQWTGLTDYEKMRARMLAELGYNVFAADIYGAGIRPQPPEAGEEAGKYKSDRELFRARILAGLEVLEKDERTDTTRIAAIGYCFGGTGVLELARAGTKISGVISFHGGLAAAEGMGAKAGKIPARVLCLHGAIDPYVPPAEVEAFRIEMSDAGADWQLTMYGGAVHAFTQKMAGDDASKGAAYDARADARSWEDMQKFFAEIFVES; encoded by the coding sequence ATGAAAACGTTATTTGGCTTGCTGGCCGCACTGGCGGGGGTTTTTGGGGCGCATGGCGGCATCGTCGAGAAATCCGTACCATATGAGCAGGGCGGGGTGGAACTGGAGGGGTTCCATGCCTACGACGATGGTTTCGATGGCAAGCGCCCGGGCATCCTCATCATCCACCAATGGACGGGACTCACCGATTACGAGAAAATGCGCGCCCGCATGCTGGCGGAGCTGGGCTACAATGTTTTCGCCGCAGATATCTACGGGGCCGGCATACGGCCCCAGCCTCCGGAGGCGGGTGAGGAGGCGGGGAAATACAAGTCGGACAGGGAGCTATTCCGCGCCCGCATTCTCGCCGGGCTTGAGGTTCTGGAGAAAGACGAAAGGACGGACACCACCAGGATCGCAGCCATCGGTTACTGTTTCGGCGGGACGGGAGTCCTGGAGCTTGCCAGGGCCGGAACCAAGATTTCCGGTGTCATCTCCTTCCACGGCGGGCTTGCCGCTGCGGAAGGCATGGGCGCAAAGGCGGGTAAAATCCCGGCAAGGGTTTTGTGCCTCCACGGTGCCATCGATCCCTATGTCCCGCCTGCCGAGGTGGAGGCTTTCCGCATTGAAATGTCCGATGCCGGCGCAGACTGGCAGCTGACCATGTATGGCGGTGCCGTCCATGCCTTCACCCAGAAAATGGCGGGTGATGATGCCAGCAAGGGGGCCGCCTACGATGCGAGGGCGGACGCCCGCTCATGGGAGGACATGCAGAAATTCTTCGCGGAGATTTTCGTGGAATCCTGA
- a CDS encoding M14 family metallocarboxypeptidase gives MPEFFDWPAFLPEFSAAARACGFRHSTLMETADGPLIAWEKDGDVPITYLSSGIHGDEPAGPLALLEMMRAGCFHGTNRWMICPALNPGGLALGTRENRAGLDPNRDYLLKSSPEVAAHTAWLATRPVPDLFVSLHEDWESQGFYLYEINTGADDPRRAACVLAAVSPHFQPEPGPEIDGHEVRGPGWIHHRAEADLPESWPEAIYLAKSGCPLSFTFETPSCAPLGKRVAAHIAGLSGLLGRPA, from the coding sequence ATGCCAGAATTTTTCGATTGGCCAGCCTTCCTTCCGGAATTTTCCGCCGCCGCCCGCGCCTGCGGCTTCCGTCACAGCACCCTCATGGAGACCGCCGACGGGCCGCTCATCGCGTGGGAGAAAGACGGCGATGTGCCCATCACATATCTCTCCTCCGGCATCCATGGCGATGAGCCTGCCGGGCCGCTTGCGCTGCTGGAAATGATGCGTGCCGGATGTTTCCATGGCACCAACCGCTGGATGATCTGCCCGGCGCTCAACCCCGGCGGCCTTGCCCTCGGCACCCGCGAGAACCGGGCGGGTCTGGACCCGAACCGGGACTACCTCCTGAAATCCAGCCCGGAAGTGGCCGCCCACACCGCTTGGCTCGCCACCCGCCCGGTGCCGGATCTCTTCGTCTCCCTCCACGAGGACTGGGAATCTCAGGGCTTCTATCTCTACGAGATCAATACCGGCGCGGACGATCCCCGCCGCGCCGCATGCGTGCTCGCCGCCGTTTCCCCGCATTTCCAACCGGAGCCCGGTCCGGAGATCGACGGTCACGAAGTACGCGGTCCCGGCTGGATCCATCACCGGGCCGAGGCGGATCTCCCCGAGTCCTGGCCTGAGGCCATCTACCTTGCGAAGAGCGGCTGCCCGCTCTCCTTCACCTTCGAGACGCCGAGCTGCGCCCCCTTGGGCAAGAGGGTTGCCGCACACATCGCCGGATTGTCCGGGCTGCTCGGGCGTCCGGCATGA
- a CDS encoding ammonium transporter has product MNPTSLLKKSAIAATLLAASALPLFAQDEAPAFDSGNTAFMFICSVLVLLMTLPGLALFYGGLVRSKNTLSILVQCLAMAGVMSLLWVIYGYSFATTNSNPFIGGAEKLFLKGVTPDSDAGGYPETIFVMFQMTFAIITPALIIGAFAERIKFSAVMIFSIIWFTISYLPIWHMAWNTDEGFFHRFHVLDFAGGTVVHINAAVAGLVGCLMVGPRKGFGKSPLTPHNVPLVVIGASLLWVGWFGFNAGSELAADGTAGMAMLVTQVACATAVVVWMAIERILTGVVTAVGGATGAVAGLVAITPASGTAGIPGALCIGAVSAVLCYYVAIKLKHKLGFDDSLDVFGVHGVGGIVGAILTGVFCFEGMGGSGAYNDTISMGSQVWGQTVSVLITIAWSGVAAFVAFSVAKCTVGLRVDEKSEQSGLDQTDHGESAYTDLQG; this is encoded by the coding sequence ATGAACCCAACCAGTCTCCTGAAAAAATCCGCCATCGCCGCCACCCTGCTCGCCGCCTCCGCGCTGCCGCTTTTCGCCCAGGACGAGGCACCGGCTTTCGACAGCGGCAACACCGCGTTCATGTTCATCTGCAGCGTGCTGGTGCTGCTGATGACCCTGCCGGGCCTCGCGCTTTTCTACGGCGGGCTGGTGCGCTCCAAGAACACCCTTTCCATCCTAGTCCAGTGCCTGGCAATGGCCGGGGTGATGAGCCTGCTCTGGGTCATCTACGGCTACTCCTTCGCCACCACCAACAGCAATCCCTTCATCGGCGGCGCGGAAAAGCTTTTCCTCAAGGGAGTGACGCCGGACAGCGATGCAGGCGGCTACCCGGAGACGATCTTCGTGATGTTCCAGATGACCTTCGCGATCATCACCCCCGCACTCATCATCGGTGCCTTTGCGGAGCGGATCAAATTTTCCGCCGTGATGATTTTCAGCATCATCTGGTTCACCATCTCCTACCTTCCGATCTGGCACATGGCATGGAACACCGACGAGGGTTTCTTCCACCGCTTTCATGTCCTTGATTTCGCGGGCGGCACTGTCGTTCATATCAACGCAGCCGTCGCCGGCCTGGTGGGATGCCTCATGGTTGGCCCGCGCAAGGGCTTCGGGAAATCCCCGCTCACCCCGCACAACGTGCCGCTTGTCGTCATCGGCGCCTCGCTGCTCTGGGTCGGATGGTTCGGGTTCAACGCGGGCTCCGAGCTCGCCGCGGACGGCACCGCGGGCATGGCGATGCTCGTGACCCAGGTCGCCTGTGCCACGGCCGTGGTGGTATGGATGGCCATCGAGCGCATCCTCACCGGCGTTGTCACCGCGGTCGGCGGTGCCACCGGCGCCGTCGCCGGTCTTGTCGCGATCACCCCGGCGTCCGGCACGGCGGGCATCCCCGGCGCGCTCTGTATCGGAGCCGTTTCCGCGGTGCTCTGCTACTACGTCGCGATCAAGCTCAAGCACAAGCTCGGCTTCGACGACTCGCTCGATGTCTTCGGCGTCCATGGTGTCGGCGGCATAGTCGGAGCCATCCTCACAGGCGTGTTCTGCTTCGAGGGTATGGGCGGATCGGGTGCCTACAACGACACGATCTCCATGGGTTCGCAGGTGTGGGGGCAGACGGTATCCGTGCTGATCACCATCGCCTGGAGCGGGGTTGCGGCTTTCGTGGCATTCTCCGTTGCGAAGTGCACCGTCGGCCTGCGGGTGGATGAGAAAAGCGAGCAGAGCGGCCTCGACCAGACGGATCACGGCGAGAGCGCCTACACGGATCTTCAGGGCTAG
- a CDS encoding TPM domain-containing protein, whose product MKILAAFLGLLLCIPAGADQTQSNFKYGERTGNSIFDPKGVLTPQEKDDISAPLREILKNEGIDILVVILPEIGDAPPMHVAREFAEKWATTTVNSVVLHVPGKQGSPWIFPGEVMAAALKPESVKHMIAAAEKRAAAEPTDFGKVRAASVEAADAIRYWLGGALLHTEERINKRLELQLERDRRERLLKLSAALGAAALIPLAFAAVFLTLRMRGREGLRFPQLRKSARLGAPYSGGGSNCSRPVF is encoded by the coding sequence ATGAAGATCCTCGCCGCCTTCCTAGGCCTCCTTCTCTGCATCCCTGCGGGTGCGGATCAGACACAGTCGAATTTCAAATACGGGGAGCGAACGGGAAACTCGATTTTCGATCCCAAGGGCGTCCTCACCCCTCAGGAAAAGGATGATATCTCCGCACCGCTGCGCGAAATCCTGAAAAACGAGGGCATCGATATCCTCGTCGTCATCCTTCCCGAGATCGGAGATGCGCCCCCCATGCATGTTGCGAGGGAATTCGCGGAAAAGTGGGCGACGACAACCGTGAATTCCGTTGTGCTGCATGTGCCCGGCAAGCAGGGTTCGCCATGGATTTTTCCCGGTGAGGTCATGGCCGCGGCACTGAAACCGGAATCCGTGAAACACATGATCGCCGCAGCCGAAAAGCGCGCCGCAGCCGAGCCTACGGATTTCGGCAAGGTGCGCGCGGCCTCGGTCGAGGCGGCCGATGCGATCCGCTACTGGCTGGGCGGCGCATTGTTGCACACCGAAGAACGGATCAACAAGCGCCTGGAGTTGCAGTTGGAAAGGGATAGACGGGAACGCCTGCTCAAGCTCTCGGCCGCCCTGGGTGCCGCCGCACTGATCCCCTTGGCTTTCGCTGCCGTGTTCCTCACCCTGAGGATGAGGGGGCGGGAGGGATTGCGCTTCCCACAGCTGCGCAAGTCGGCCAGGCTCGGTGCGCCTTACTCCGGTGGTGGCAGCAACTGCTCAAGGCCCGTCTTCTAG
- the hisD gene encoding histidinol dehydrogenase, translating to MKILSHKDAAYAAFVKRLRRRAIPEDSVRDLVSDIIGKVASQGDRALVELTDRFDGAKLSAKGLFVSEKEFSEAAAGVTAETREAVRRSLANIHAFAKRSMRKDWSGKNAEGATVGERFTPFDRVGVYVPGGKAPLVSTALMTAGFAQAAGVPEIFAATPCGADGKVNPALLYALHQAGVTEAIKVGGAQAIAAMALGTRTIRPVDRIFGPGNRFVVEAKRQLVGAVSIDLLPGPSEILILADSSAKAAYIAADMLAQAEHGGDSIVGFATPSKGLLNQVVREIEKQSATLSRAKMIREVLKNGTFLLHVKSIEEGIAISNDFAPEHLSLVVEDEAAVLARIRTAGAIYLGADSPVAVGDFLAGPSHTLPTGGAGRSFSGLRADQFQRRTSIVRMGKAAVRKSLTVIEEFARLEGLDAHGKSTSIRLQR from the coding sequence ATGAAAATTCTCTCCCACAAGGACGCTGCCTATGCCGCGTTTGTCAAGCGGCTCCGGCGCAGGGCCATCCCCGAGGATTCGGTGCGAGACCTCGTTTCCGACATCATCGGGAAAGTCGCGTCGCAGGGTGATCGCGCCCTCGTTGAGCTGACCGACCGCTTCGATGGCGCAAAGCTCTCCGCGAAAGGCCTTTTCGTGAGCGAAAAGGAATTCTCGGAGGCGGCGGCCGGGGTCACCGCAGAGACTCGCGAAGCCGTCCGGCGCAGCCTCGCCAACATCCATGCTTTCGCGAAGAGAAGCATGCGCAAGGACTGGTCAGGAAAAAACGCGGAAGGCGCAACCGTCGGCGAGCGCTTCACACCCTTTGACCGCGTCGGCGTCTATGTCCCCGGAGGCAAAGCCCCGCTCGTTTCCACCGCGCTGATGACCGCCGGTTTCGCGCAGGCCGCGGGTGTCCCGGAAATTTTCGCCGCCACCCCCTGCGGGGCCGATGGGAAGGTGAACCCCGCGTTGCTCTACGCCCTGCATCAGGCGGGCGTCACCGAGGCGATCAAGGTCGGCGGCGCACAAGCCATCGCCGCAATGGCCTTGGGCACGAGAACCATACGCCCGGTTGACCGCATCTTCGGCCCGGGAAACCGTTTCGTGGTCGAGGCGAAACGCCAGCTTGTCGGCGCGGTGTCCATCGATCTCCTGCCCGGCCCGAGCGAGATCCTGATCCTTGCGGATTCCTCGGCGAAGGCCGCCTACATCGCGGCCGACATGCTCGCCCAGGCGGAGCACGGGGGCGACAGCATCGTCGGCTTCGCCACCCCGTCCAAGGGCTTGCTCAACCAGGTGGTGCGCGAGATCGAAAAGCAGTCCGCCACACTCAGCCGGGCCAAGATGATCCGGGAAGTGCTGAAGAACGGAACCTTCCTGCTGCACGTGAAATCCATCGAGGAGGGCATCGCGATCTCCAACGATTTCGCCCCGGAGCACCTCTCGCTGGTGGTGGAGGACGAGGCCGCCGTCCTCGCGCGGATCCGCACCGCAGGGGCGATCTACCTCGGCGCGGATTCCCCGGTCGCCGTGGGCGATTTCCTGGCCGGCCCCAGCCACACGCTGCCCACAGGCGGCGCGGGCCGTTCCTTCTCCGGGCTGCGCGCCGATCAGTTCCAGCGCCGCACGAGCATCGTGAGAATGGGCAAGGCAGCGGTCAGGAAATCCCTCACGGTCATTGAGGAGTTCGCCCGCCTCGAAGGCCTGGACGCCCACGGGAAATCCACCTCCATAAGATTGCAACGATGA
- a CDS encoding PEP-CTERM sorting domain-containing protein (PEP-CTERM proteins occur, often in large numbers, in the proteomes of bacteria that also encode an exosortase, a predicted intramembrane cysteine proteinase. The presence of a PEP-CTERM domain at a protein's C-terminus predicts cleavage within the sorting domain, followed by covalent anchoring to some some component of the (usually Gram-negative) cell surface. Many PEP-CTERM proteins exhibit an unusual sequence composition that includes large numbers of potential glycosylation sites. Expression of one such protein has been shown restore the ability of a bacterium to form floc, a type of biofilm.) — translation MKMKLPLIAAICCGLSSVASAFSLDFSGRSIGDALPITINVPGYGDVDFSPVSGVLEIASYTPPSTGSNAISFDNNEMIEITFKGLTPTDVTFQYIGVNAGESFAFDTVSGDPKKFWLQFASTPGKGDGKAGLQSVEFNAVPEPSTSLLGAIGCSLLVLRRRR, via the coding sequence ATGAAAATGAAACTTCCGCTAATCGCGGCTATATGTTGTGGCCTCAGCTCCGTTGCTTCGGCCTTCTCCCTGGACTTCTCAGGACGCAGCATCGGCGATGCCCTGCCAATCACGATCAATGTCCCAGGCTATGGGGATGTCGATTTCAGCCCGGTATCAGGTGTCCTTGAGATCGCCTCCTACACCCCGCCTTCCACGGGCTCGAATGCCATCTCCTTCGACAACAACGAGATGATCGAAATCACTTTCAAGGGCCTTACGCCGACCGATGTTACGTTCCAATACATCGGAGTGAACGCAGGGGAAAGCTTCGCCTTCGATACGGTTTCCGGCGACCCGAAAAAATTCTGGCTCCAGTTTGCCAGCACCCCCGGCAAAGGCGATGGCAAGGCCGGCCTCCAATCGGTCGAGTTCAACGCGGTTCCCGAGCCAAGCACCTCGCTGCTCGGAGCGATCGGCTGCTCCCTTCTTGTCCTCCGCCGCAGGCGTTAG
- a CDS encoding phosphopantothenoylcysteine decarboxylase yields MKILITAGPTREAIDPVRYLTNRSSGKMGYAIAQAAVHAGHQVLLISGPTSLDVPDGVDFIPVESAAEMFQAVGNYLPKMDAAFFAAAVADYTPAHPAGEKIKKSGDSLTLELVKTKDILGSARKPIGFTGFLSGFAAETENLEANARLKLEEKGCDLIVANDVSRADIGFDSHDNEALLVFPDRTEHFPKAPKHDLAIHLVSMLGA; encoded by the coding sequence ATGAAAATCCTCATCACCGCAGGCCCCACCCGTGAGGCGATCGATCCCGTCCGCTACCTGACTAACCGCTCGTCCGGGAAAATGGGTTATGCCATCGCCCAGGCCGCCGTCCACGCCGGCCACCAGGTGCTCCTCATCTCCGGGCCGACCTCGCTGGATGTTCCCGATGGGGTCGATTTCATTCCCGTCGAATCGGCGGCGGAGATGTTCCAGGCCGTTGGGAATTATCTCCCAAAGATGGATGCGGCCTTCTTCGCCGCTGCCGTCGCGGATTACACGCCCGCCCATCCCGCCGGGGAGAAGATCAAGAAATCCGGTGACTCGCTCACCCTTGAGCTGGTCAAGACCAAAGACATACTCGGCTCTGCCCGCAAGCCCATCGGATTTACCGGGTTCCTGTCAGGGTTTGCCGCTGAAACCGAAAACCTCGAGGCCAATGCCCGCCTCAAGCTGGAGGAGAAAGGCTGCGATCTCATCGTCGCCAACGATGTTTCACGCGCCGACATCGGCTTCGACTCTCACGACAACGAAGCCCTCCTCGTCTTCCCGGACCGCACCGAGCACTTCCCCAAGGCACCCAAGCACGACCTGGCGATCCATCTTGTCTCGATGCTGGGCGCTTGA
- a CDS encoding D-alanyl-D-alanine carboxypeptidase, which produces MIHLRQLAICLFTIFTMTSCGGNPPQRRPQQPPQGSVPVRVGSIPRTPPPAVVAESVLVVDLDSGRNLYAKNADSVRAVASTQKIITALCVLDAGDIDKTVVIQPDDTACEPTKLYLRPGERYTRRELLKVLMVKSANDVGRALARDVGGSQEGFANLMNRKCAQLGMRNSHFKNPHGLTEPGQYSTARDMGIATRVAYRSPLLRSYFATKSFTFTYNNGRTRTIENTNKLLKTLPYVNGMKTGTTNASGRCLISTGTLNGRSVACVVLKSNTPNIWSDSEKLMRWALERPGAE; this is translated from the coding sequence ATGATCCATCTGCGACAGCTCGCAATCTGCCTCTTCACCATCTTCACCATGACCTCGTGCGGCGGGAACCCGCCGCAGCGCAGGCCACAGCAGCCGCCGCAGGGAAGCGTCCCGGTTCGGGTCGGCTCCATACCCAGGACTCCGCCACCTGCCGTGGTGGCCGAGAGCGTGCTCGTCGTGGATCTGGACAGCGGGCGCAACCTCTACGCGAAAAACGCCGATAGCGTCCGCGCAGTGGCCTCGACCCAGAAGATCATCACCGCCCTCTGCGTGCTGGACGCAGGCGACATCGACAAGACCGTTGTGATCCAGCCGGATGACACCGCCTGCGAGCCGACCAAGCTCTACCTCAGGCCCGGCGAGCGCTACACCCGCCGCGAGCTGCTGAAAGTCCTCATGGTGAAGAGCGCGAACGATGTGGGGCGCGCCCTGGCCCGCGATGTCGGCGGCAGCCAGGAAGGCTTCGCCAACCTGATGAACCGCAAATGCGCCCAGCTCGGGATGCGCAACTCCCATTTCAAGAACCCGCACGGTCTCACGGAACCCGGCCAGTATTCCACCGCGCGCGACATGGGCATAGCCACCCGCGTGGCCTACCGCAGCCCGCTGCTCCGTTCCTACTTCGCCACGAAATCGTTCACCTTCACCTACAACAACGGCCGCACCCGCACCATCGAGAACACCAACAAGCTCCTCAAGACCCTGCCTTACGTGAACGGGATGAAAACCGGCACCACCAACGCATCCGGCCGCTGCCTCATCTCCACCGGCACGCTCAACGGCCGCTCCGTCGCCTGCGTGGTCTTGAAATCCAACACCCCCAACATCTGGTCGGACTCCGAGAAACTCATGCGCTGGGCACTGGAGCGGCCCGGGGCGGAGTAG